TAGTTTGTCTGCACACGAGGACTTTCCTCCATTTTAGTATGACGTTATGGTTTGTGGAGGGTTTACCAGCTAACCTTTTCGTGAATTATGTTCAAGATTCATGATACCATATCATCTTTCATGTTATTATGTTTGTTGAGGTTGCTCCTCTTCAATTTAGGAAACCGATAATTTACTTCCTAGACAATGTAAGCTAGTTTAGAAAGATGCTCACTCGAAAGCTCAATTAGGCCATTCAGGAGATCCTACGACACCAGATCACGTGAACTTACGATAAACCACATTTTGGTTTATGGCATGCATGAAAACTACCTTAGGTACTTTAGGAACTCCCAAAAGCTTAGATAGTTGTACAACTTAGGTCTGAACTTCCTAGACTCCAGACCAAAACGAATGGTAGCTAATTAAGCcatgaatttaattaagaacTTATAAGTAGATTACTTATTGAGTTTATTTATACTCACAagatatttcctttttcttttttaaagtgATAGTTGATTTATTGATCCTGGTGGACAATTTTTGGGAGTTATGGGGCCATGAGGGAGGGTCGTCCTAGGGCGTCAGTCTTTTTAGTACTTAGTTTGTATTTTTGTCTTCTATGctagttttttaattaaatctcaAATGGTACATTTGAATTGTAaatgtatttgtttatatttttaaaacaaatgttttattgttttaaagtttgaaaaaaatttcatcGTATCAATCGTACttgcaattttttatttgaagttcAAGAAAACTAGTCACGGTAGAATATAGATATAAGtcttgatttaaatttttatgttttgaatgTAAACGTTGTTTTTGGTATGTTTGTTAATGATTTCCACGtctctttttataaatttttgttgaattatatCAAAATCTATTTGATTAactattgtttttttagttatagAAATTATCGAGTCGATTTCATTCTAAGTCAGAAGTGGTTGTATCTTGTATATCAAATGTAAAGTATGTCAATTGcaagaaataaaaagggaGTATCCACAATTTGTTTTACTAGTCATGCAATTGTCtttgataatatatttataaattgtcACGTATTCAAGTAATCCTtacaaaagaatgaaacatctacaacacaaaatcaaaaggttAAAAGTAAAGTAGAATGTCCTAAAGTTTGATGTTTTTGTTGAGCAGTTTCTCTTATATACTTCGATCatcagttttctttttgtgttcattGTTCCTATCATCGGAAGAATATAATTCCACGTTCGACTGCGTAACCGCTATGTCATCTCTGTATTTCTTATATACATCGCCTTTGTAGAAGTCTCGAGTTCTATAAGCTAGTACAAACGAAGCCATCGCTCCAATCAAAGTCACTGCAGCCAAAATCATGAACGATTCACTAAAGCAATGAGTTCCAGTGCAAGTTAGGCCCTTCCCATTCTTCACATTTCCAATTTTAGTGGCTTCTGCATCGTAAAACCTCCCTATTACCTCCACGTTCATTATATAAGATCCAAGTGGGACAGCCAGTTGCCCACAGTTGAGAAGTGTCGAGTAATGTTTGAGGCCGAAGAGATCAGAGATTATGGCGAATATCAATGGAGTTTGGGCTCCAAGGCCAAACCCAATGATCAACGAAGCTACATAGACTGAATTTATATAAGGGAATGCGATGGAGAGCAAGCCAGTGCAGGTGAAAAGTTGGGTAAGACCGAACATGAAAGGGCGAGGTAATTTGTATTTGGTCATAAGGGTTTCAGAGATGAAACCGGAGAAGACCCGAccaaagaaattgaatatgGAAATCCATGAAACCAAAATACTTATTGAATGATTTGGATATTTAAGTGACTCGGCGATCTGCCCAAGATTATCAATGGCTGCAACGGACGACCCACATGCAGAAACCGTTGCTATGAAAATAAGAGCCATATCTTTGCTTAGAAGAGCTTGCAAGATGCTGTAATCTTCTCCTCTTTGCGGCTTCTTACATACATTTGAGACACACGGcaaagaaatttttgaaatttcctcAAGTTGCTCGCAGGGAAGCGAAACAACAACTGAAGGATTCATGGTTTGTTTACcgagtttgaagagaaaaagttCTTCTTTAATAGCTACCAGAAGGGGCAGACAGATTAAGATGACGATGACCGCGACGCCACCGGCATAGCCAGCCTGAGAAAAAGCAATGTTTCTCTGGGTTATGGTGAGAAACAAGAGGAACACCGCTATCACTATGGACACGTAAAGCAAGTGGTAGAACACTTTGAGCTCTTGTGGATGCTTCCGACCTTTGATTGTCCGAATTGGAAGAAAACACAAGAAACATACAATGGAGGGTAGCCATgaaagaaggaggagaagatCGGTAGAATTTTTGTTGCCGTAAATTgctaaattaatttgagttaGGATGGCCCCACCAAGGCCAACGAAACCCTTGAGAAGGCCCAAAATGATACCGCGTTGATCAGGAAAATTTCTGACGTTGGTGACCATAACAGCGGTGTTGGGGAAGTTCTGTGAATTAGAAGTAATATAGATGTAAACAAACATTAGCCATAAATGGGGTTTTGGGACGTAGTCAGAAACGGAGAGCCAAATCATAAAGTAGCTAAAGAAATTGGAGGATATCCCCACAAGGAAAAGCATCCACGGAGGAGCCACCTCGGCGAAAAGCCCGGCAAAAACTCCGAGGTTGGAGCCGAGATCTTTAGCGAATCCCAAGGTATTAAGTTGGGTTTGATTgtagtcaaattttgtttttaagagTTTGGAGTATGTTCCGAACAAGTAAGGTGAACCGCAACAGATCATGACCGGAAAAGAGGTGAACACTGAAAACCATCGTCCTTCAACCACTTGTTTCACAAATAGCCAACTTTCTACTCCACGGTTGTCGCCCATGGTCACCGATCGGGCAAATGGGCACTAGAATTTGATTATTGATCAAGAATAAGAGGAGTCAGTGGTGGCTGAGAATGGAGaataaagaatgaagaatGGAGAATAAAAATTGGGAATGAGATTTTGGGTCCCAATTTGGTGGCCTATAAAGGAAATTCAGTTCCACAGTTTATGTACCAAACATCTTACCTAAGATAACAAAGGCAGAGTTTAATGATGGAAAATTGTTTTGCAAGCTGAAACAAACAGCAACTTCCTCTCCTACACCCTGTCAACAATGAGCTTTTCCGGTGAACTTGGACAAGatggataaaaataaataaaccccAAACAACAACTCACTCCTTCCATAACATCATTTGTAGTTTCAGGTGTCATACATTCATTTTCATCCCTCAAacattctatttctttctacttcacaacaatataatttcataaaagacgtaatttttttcattaacaCGACCAAgaactaaaaattatatatgacAAAACCTATGCTAAATAGACCCATCTACTTTGAGGTTGGTTTCCACCTTTTGTGTTCTGGAAATAAATGAGAAgtatataaatacatgagaggaattttaaaaatagaatttttaaaaaacttaaaacaatctaaagttactatctataccaacaatAATGTgcatcttcattttcaatgaATCAACCATGTGCAAATTCTTGaaaagtatttcaaagaaaataagcatATTTGCAATGAGAAACTTGTCTTCGACAATTGATGGTGAGTGTAAGCATGTCTCGTGGTCAATAAAGTTAAATCTTTGAGAATACCCAAAAACCACAATCAAAATGCTCTAATACTAATTGTTGTAACGGAAGCGAAAGCAAGATCGATCGCACTCACACGCccacaaacagaaattaaacaaagagacgCAAAAATTTACGTTGTTCTGAGGGAAAAAATTCCCCTATATCAAGGAGTTGTAACAAATCTCAATAATCAAAGTGTGTACAAAGTGTATATCTCACCCTCTCCCACTACAAAGTCTCTCAACAAAGTTCCTCCCAAACGTCactcaacaaatacaaaaatgaCATTCAAACTCAATACATCtcaatacattaaaaaatgacattCAAACTCAATACATCtcaatacattaaaaaatgacattcaaactcaatatatatatcctacctatactttaatttcatatttacatACGTCGTAGTGACAAAACTTTCTTTCGACACTAccacttttaatttatagcaTACTATAAGATATTGTTGTCTATCAAGcttcttttgtcattttcatttgaaactaCTTACTCATCAGTATACATTGGTAcattcattttcatctttatggTATTAATAAAGAGTGCCGAGTGTTTTCCACAAAAAGTTGTGCTCAACCAGAAGTTCATTGGATACATCTTAGACTTAGATTCATTTGGGAGATACATGTATTAGATTACTCATGAATCACCATAACGATAGTATATGTATTCGgcaaattcattatttaatactTTGGTACATGGAGAATGTTGCAAAAGGCGTATATAAAGATCGCCTAGGTAGAgatttcaacaaaaacaaataacttAAGAAAGAGAATAGAGAATTATGCCCCTTACCATAAAAAAATAGCAAATTACAAACACGAATAGAGTTTCGTCCCCAATGGCATGAGACCCATATCCAAAGCTATTTGACAACCTTGGTTGATATGATCATATAGAAATTTTTAGCTTGAAATTTAgatatcaatttcaattatgtGCCTAAACGAAATGTTTAAGGCAAAGAATACAATACTTGACAAGATTTGGCGACACACCAACTACATTAAAGCTtgagaaaattatatttgggCGGCATATCCATCCGTGGTAAATTGTTACCACCTTTCTTCCTGTCATCTATACAATAGAATTCCATATCCGATTGAGGAATCCACATGTCCTCTCTATACTTGTTATAAACGTCCCCTTTGTAAAAGTCTTGAGTCCTATAAGCCAACACAAGCGAAACCACTGCTCCGAAACAATACCACCACAGCCAAAATCAAGAAAGACCCACTAAAGCAAGGAGTGCCCGTGCAAGTTAGCCCCTTCCCATTCTTAACCCCACCAAGCTTTGCTGCTTCAATGTCATACAACTTCCCAATTACATCAACGTTCAGTATGTAAGATCCAATTGGGACAGCCAATTGCCCACAATTGAAGATTGTCGAGTAATATTTGAGGCCGAAGAGTTCCGAGATTATGGCGAACACCATTGGAACTTGCGCTCCAAATCCGAACCCAATGATCAAGGACGCTGCGTAAACGGAACCCTTATATGGGAAGGCAATAAAGAGAATGCCAATGCAAGTTAAAAGATGGGAAAAAGCGAACATGAGAGGACGGGGTAATTTGTATTTGGTCATAAGCGCTTCCGAGATGAAACCGGAGAAGACCCGACCGAAGAAATTGAATATCGAAACCCATGAAACGAATATGCTTATTGATTGAGATGGATAGCCAAGTGATTCACCAACTTGACCTAAGTTATCAATTGCTGCAATTGATGCGCCACAGGCAGTAAGTGTGGCTATGAAAACAAGCGCCATGTCTTTGCTGAATAAAGCTTGTAAAATGGTGAAATCTTCACCTCTTTGTGGCTTTTTGAATGCCATTGAGAAACACGAGGTTGAAGCTTCGGGAATTTGCTGTATTGTGGGCGGGGCTTTGGGGGAAGGCTCGTGCTCCGGCATTAAAATGGGGACGGTAGGATTGTTATTTAGGGTTTGTTTGTTGAGTTTGAAGAGCATGAACTCTTCTCTAATGGCTATCAAAAGAGGGATAAGCAATAAGCCGATGATGACGGTGGCGCCGCTCATGTAAGCTTCTTGAGTAAACACTGTTTGTTTTTGGGTTATGgttaagaataaaagaaacagCGCCAAAATTATGGACACATAAAGCAAATGGTAAAGAACTCTAAGCTCATCTGGATGTTTACGGACTTTGATTGGTcgaattgagagaaaaaacaaCATAGACACAACGGTTGGTAGCCAAGAGAGAAGAAGCACCAAATTGGTTGGGTTATCATGGCCGTAAAGAGCTAAATAGAATTGAGTCAAAATAGCACCTCCGAACCCAACGAAACCCTTGAGAAGCCCGAGAATGATGCCTCGTCGGTCCGGGAAGTTTCGAACGCTCGTGACCAAAATGGCGGTGTTGGCGAAATTTTGTGAATTCGCAGCTACGCAGATGAAAAGGAACATTTCCCAAAACGGGGGCTTGGCGATACGGCCGGTGATGGAGAGCCAAATCATAAAGTAGCTCCAAAAGTTGAGAGCTGAGCCGACGAGAAATAGAACCCACGGTGGAGCAACTTCGCCGAGAAGGCCAGCGAAAACTCCGAAGTTTGAGCCGAGATCTTTGGCAAATCCTAATGTGttgatttgtgtttgattGTAATCGAATTGCGACTTTATCGCTTTTGAGTATGTTCCGAAAATGTAGGTTGAACCAGCT
This genomic interval from Cucurbita pepo subsp. pepo cultivar mu-cu-16 chromosome LG20, ASM280686v2, whole genome shotgun sequence contains the following:
- the LOC111782786 gene encoding uncharacterized protein LOC111782786, whose product is MGDNRGVESWLFVKQVVEGRWFSVFTSFPVMICCGSPYLFGTYSKLLKTKFDYNQTQLNTLGFAKDLGSNLGVFAGLFAEVAPPWMLFLVGISSNFFSYFMIWLSVSDYVPKPHLWLMFVYIYITSNSQNFPNTAVMVTNVRNFPDQRGIILGLLKGFVGLGGAILTQINLAIYGNKNSTDLLLLLSWLPSIVCFLCFLPIRTIKGRKHPQELKVFYHLLYVSIVIAVFLLFLTITQRNIAFSQAGYAGGVAVIVILICLPLLVAIKEELFLFKLGKQTMNPSVVVSLPCEQLEEISKISLPCVSNVCKKPQRGEDYSILQALLSKDMALIFIATVSACGSSVAAIDNLGQIAESLKYPNHSISILVSWISIFNFFGRVFSGFISETLMTKYKLPRPFMFGLTQLFTCTGLLSIAFPYINSVYVASLIIGFGLGAQTPLIFAIISDLFGLKHYSTLLNCGQLAVPLGSYIMNVEVIGRFYDAEATKIGNVKNGKGLTCTGTHCFSESFMILAAVTLIGAMASFVLAYRTRDFYKGDVYKKYRDDIAVTQSNVELYSSDDRNNEHKKKTDDRSI